The Corynebacterium qintianiae genome has a window encoding:
- a CDS encoding DUF6779 domain-containing protein produces the protein MNAEKPSRDSGTLWIVVPFALAVVGTVVMLFTNSANVLKVSLVLALWAAAAGILLAARLRRDRDTAERELVAREERYEAQLDAVHARGEADRAARALERNAGGAPTGVDVEVLREIQAELARLRAQLEELSGRQFEYEPAALRAEARRIAELERAGGSTKREEPAEPAVPAAEPVEAAQAAAAAPAEKPTSGPSTDETAKIKRVTDEAPVKKAEPVVKPEPGLSRPVGAPSFDAIAGRFGTQRDTLTNAQNPLSQLISERQAEHVEPVTPEPEPKPEPKPAPAPKQDEDVRGGRRRRDEHGRGSLTVAELLARSKRDNDNKDAE, from the coding sequence ATGAATGCCGAGAAACCGTCCCGCGACAGCGGAACTCTGTGGATCGTCGTGCCCTTCGCCCTCGCGGTCGTGGGCACCGTGGTCATGCTGTTCACGAACTCGGCCAACGTTCTCAAAGTCTCGCTCGTGCTCGCGCTCTGGGCCGCCGCGGCGGGAATCCTGCTGGCGGCCCGCCTGCGCCGCGACCGAGACACGGCCGAGCGCGAGCTCGTCGCCCGCGAGGAGCGCTACGAGGCGCAGCTCGATGCCGTGCACGCCCGGGGCGAGGCCGACCGGGCCGCGCGGGCGCTCGAGCGCAATGCGGGTGGTGCCCCGACCGGGGTTGACGTCGAAGTCCTGCGTGAGATCCAAGCTGAGCTCGCCCGGCTGCGCGCGCAGCTGGAGGAGCTCTCGGGCCGGCAGTTCGAGTACGAGCCCGCAGCCTTGCGGGCCGAGGCGCGCCGGATTGCCGAACTCGAGCGGGCGGGGGGCTCCACCAAGCGGGAGGAGCCCGCAGAACCGGCCGTGCCCGCTGCGGAACCTGTAGAAGCTGCGCAAGCCGCGGCAGCTGCCCCGGCAGAGAAGCCCACCTCAGGTCCCTCCACCGACGAGACCGCGAAGATCAAGCGGGTGACCGACGAGGCACCGGTTAAGAAGGCCGAGCCGGTGGTGAAGCCAGAACCGGGTCTCTCCCGCCCGGTCGGCGCGCCGTCCTTCGACGCCATCGCCGGCCGGTTCGGAACGCAGCGCGACACGCTCACCAACGCGCAGAACCCGCTGTCGCAGCTGATCAGTGAGCGCCAGGCGGAACATGTCGAGCCGGTCACGCCGGAGCCGGAGCCAAAGCCGGAGCCGAAGCCGGCGCCCGCGCCGAAGCAGGATGAAGATGTGCGTGGCGGGCGCCGCCGCCGTGACGAGCATGGCCGCGGTTCACTGACCGTGGCCGAGCTGCTCGCACGGTCGAAGAGGGACAACGACAACAAGGACGCGGAGTAG
- a CDS encoding DUF3180 domain-containing protein, which produces MSRTQVPALVALAGFMAAAAFILVRRFYGALTTVGATASLPLWIVAAACLFTAYMVRKRREEGKVGLDRSQLNPMMAANFMLLGKASAWAGAVCGGLFTGLLVYIVPRLDVLAAAQDDLPGTVSGALGGLALAIAGVVLERSCEVSPPTEGEPVG; this is translated from the coding sequence GTGAGCAGGACCCAGGTACCGGCATTGGTCGCTCTGGCCGGATTCATGGCTGCCGCCGCCTTCATCCTCGTGCGCCGGTTCTATGGCGCGCTGACCACCGTCGGGGCAACCGCGTCCCTGCCGCTGTGGATCGTCGCCGCCGCCTGCCTGTTCACCGCGTACATGGTGAGGAAGCGACGCGAGGAGGGCAAGGTGGGCCTCGACCGCTCGCAGCTCAACCCCATGATGGCGGCCAACTTCATGCTGCTGGGCAAGGCCAGCGCGTGGGCGGGCGCGGTCTGCGGCGGGTTGTTCACCGGGCTGCTCGTCTACATCGTGCCGCGTCTGGACGTGCTCGCGGCCGCGCAGGACGATCTGCCGGGCACGGTGTCGGGCGCCCTCGGCGGGCTCGCTCTGGCAATTGCCGGGGTGGTTCTCGAGCGCTCCTGCGAGGTGTCGCCGCCGACTGAGGGTGAGCCGGTTGGCTAA
- the folK gene encoding 2-amino-4-hydroxy-6-hydroxymethyldihydropteridine diphosphokinase, with protein sequence MRAVLSTGSNMEDSRAHLASVVDEFAGELVAASSLYATAPWGGVAQNDFLNQVLIVEVDQTPLELLRRCQNLESRARRVRETRWGPRTLDVDIVRIDGHASDDPGLTLPHPRASQRAFVLVPWLEIDPGAELEGESVAGIVDKLGSEGVRRL encoded by the coding sequence GTGCGCGCCGTTCTCTCCACGGGCTCCAACATGGAGGACTCCCGCGCGCACCTCGCGAGCGTCGTCGACGAGTTCGCGGGCGAGCTCGTCGCGGCGTCCTCCCTCTACGCCACCGCGCCGTGGGGCGGGGTGGCGCAGAACGACTTTCTCAACCAGGTTCTCATCGTCGAGGTCGACCAGACACCGCTGGAGCTGCTGCGTCGCTGCCAGAACCTCGAGTCGCGCGCGCGGCGCGTGCGTGAGACCCGGTGGGGCCCGCGCACCCTCGACGTGGACATCGTGCGTATCGACGGCCACGCGTCCGACGACCCGGGCCTCACTTTGCCCCACCCGCGCGCGAGCCAGCGGGCGTTCGTGCTCGTGCCGTGGCTCGAGATCGACCCGGGTGCGGAGTTGGAGGGGGAAAGCGTTGCGGGGATCGTCGATAAGCTTGGTTCGGAGGGGGTGAGGAGACTGTGA
- the folB gene encoding dihydroneopterin aldolase, with the protein MADRIELTGLKVHANHGVLPHETEFGQVFTLDIVCWLDFAGAAAADDLTKTVNYAELAQLAHDIACGTPRQLVETVATEIADAALHKYAILHAVEVTVHKPHAPIPLIFDDVAVVARRSRKNLKG; encoded by the coding sequence GTGGCTGACCGCATCGAGCTCACGGGTCTGAAGGTCCACGCCAACCACGGTGTGCTGCCGCACGAGACGGAGTTCGGCCAGGTCTTCACGCTAGATATTGTGTGCTGGCTCGACTTCGCAGGGGCCGCGGCGGCAGACGACCTGACCAAGACCGTCAACTACGCGGAGCTGGCGCAGCTCGCCCATGACATCGCGTGCGGCACCCCGCGCCAGCTCGTGGAAACGGTCGCAACCGAGATCGCCGACGCGGCGCTGCACAAGTACGCGATCCTCCACGCGGTCGAGGTCACCGTGCATAAGCCGCACGCGCCGATCCCGCTGATCTTCGACGACGTCGCCGTCGTGGCGCGGCGCTCCCGCAAGAACTTGAAGGGGTAG
- the folP gene encoding dihydropteroate synthase, translating to MTTVQDLTVPGRTLVMGILNITADSFSDGGRWLELDSALEHARELVAQGADIIDVGAESTRPGATRVPADVEAQRIRPVIQALSAEGIRTSVDTMRASTAAAAAEAGVDLINDVSAGLADMDMYRVMADTGLPVCLMHWRTDVFGSASGASDHGGDVTGDVHALLGQCIDDALAAGVRRSQIVVDPGLGFAKTGEENWQLLAALPEFIAGEFPVLVGASRKRFLASIRADRGLEHAPVDADPATAAVSAISAQMGAWCVRVHEVAASRDAVDVAAAMRRAGRG from the coding sequence ATGACGACGGTGCAGGACCTAACGGTGCCCGGGCGCACGCTGGTGATGGGCATCCTCAACATCACCGCGGACTCGTTCTCCGACGGTGGGCGCTGGCTCGAGCTTGATAGCGCTCTGGAGCACGCCCGCGAGCTGGTCGCGCAGGGTGCAGACATCATCGACGTCGGCGCGGAGTCGACGCGCCCGGGTGCGACTCGCGTGCCGGCTGACGTGGAGGCGCAGCGCATCCGCCCCGTCATCCAGGCACTGAGCGCGGAGGGCATCCGCACCTCGGTGGACACGATGCGCGCCTCCACCGCCGCCGCGGCAGCTGAGGCCGGGGTAGACCTGATCAACGACGTCTCCGCCGGACTCGCCGACATGGACATGTACCGCGTCATGGCGGACACCGGCCTGCCGGTGTGTCTCATGCACTGGCGCACGGACGTCTTCGGCAGCGCGTCCGGTGCCTCCGACCACGGTGGCGACGTCACCGGAGACGTGCACGCGCTATTGGGGCAGTGCATCGACGACGCCCTCGCCGCGGGGGTGCGCCGCAGCCAGATCGTGGTGGACCCGGGCCTCGGCTTCGCCAAGACGGGCGAGGAAAACTGGCAGTTGCTTGCGGCGCTGCCGGAGTTCATTGCAGGCGAGTTCCCCGTGCTGGTGGGGGCGTCGCGCAAGCGCTTCCTCGCCTCCATCCGCGCCGACCGCGGCCTCGAGCACGCACCTGTCGACGCCGACCCGGCCACCGCCGCCGTGAGCGCCATCTCGGCGCAGATGGGTGCGTGGTGCGTGCGGGTCCACGAGGTCGCGGCTTCGCGCGACGCCGTGGACGTCGCCGCCGCGATGAGAAGGGCCGGCCGTGGCTGA
- the folE gene encoding GTP cyclohydrolase I FolE gives MRAKAFDRGRAEAAVRELLIAVGEDPDREGLAETPARVARAYEEVFAGLHAEPTDVLEKTFAENHQELVLVRDIPIYSTCEHHLVPFFGTAHIGYIPGADGKVTGLSKLARLADLYAKRPQVQERLTAQIADALVDKLDAQAVIVVIECEHLCMAMRGIRKPGAVTTTSAVRGGFQHNAASRAEVLSLIRR, from the coding sequence ATGAGAGCTAAGGCTTTCGACCGCGGGCGCGCGGAAGCCGCGGTGCGCGAGCTGCTCATCGCGGTCGGCGAGGACCCTGACCGCGAGGGCCTAGCCGAGACCCCGGCCCGCGTCGCACGCGCCTACGAGGAAGTTTTCGCCGGCCTGCACGCGGAGCCGACCGACGTGCTGGAGAAGACCTTCGCCGAGAACCACCAGGAGCTCGTGCTGGTGCGCGACATCCCGATCTACTCGACGTGCGAGCACCACCTCGTGCCGTTCTTCGGCACCGCGCACATCGGTTACATCCCGGGTGCGGACGGCAAGGTGACCGGCCTGTCCAAGCTGGCCCGGCTGGCGGACCTGTACGCCAAGCGCCCGCAGGTGCAGGAGCGCCTCACCGCGCAGATCGCCGACGCGCTGGTGGACAAACTCGACGCCCAGGCCGTCATTGTCGTCATTGAGTGCGAGCACCTGTGCATGGCCATGCGCGGCATCCGCAAGCCGGGTGCCGTGACCACGACGTCGGCGGTGCGCGGCGGGTTCCAGCACAATGCCGCCTCGCGCGCCGAGGTGCTCAGTTTGATCAGGAGGTAA
- the ftsH gene encoding ATP-dependent zinc metalloprotease FtsH, translating into MENKKVLRWGIFGAAALIVLYLFTLLGDDTRSYQTVDTSVALEQLQNDNAREVQIDDREQRVRIDLREPITVDEREGVESVMAQYPARTTPEIFDAVRGSGADSYETNVTQDSFLMSMLGFMLPMILIFGLLSYFMYRMQAGGGMFGIGGSKAKQLTKDNPTNTFADVAGADEAVDELQEVVDFLQDPGIYEKLGAKIPRGVLLYGPPGTGKTLLARAVAGEAGVPFYSISGSDFVEMFVGVGASRVRDLFKQARENSPCIIFVDEIDAVGRQRGSGTGGGHDEREQTLNQLLVEMDGFGDREGVILIAATNRPDILDPALLRPGRFDRQIPVTNPDLAGRQQILKVHAKDKPLGPDANLDALAKRTAGMSGADLANVLNEAALLTARIGGNVITADALEEATDRVIGGPRRSSKIISEKEKKVTAYHEGGHTLSAWALKDIERVYKVTILARGRTGGHAMTAQEDDKGMYNRDELFARLVFAMGGRAAEELVFGEPTTGASSDIEQATRIARAMVTEYGMSSTLGAVKYGTEQGDPFSHMGAGNQYDYSPAVAETIDREVHELIDVAHARAYSILAEHRDYLDQLAAKLLEKETLRRPDLEAIFDGIEPRESGLPVVDERFTAQEGRAPVKTPVELAEERGEEPPKKVSLLEMSRTARERRMAQREAANAGAKKSEEKTGSTRWRPGQKAAGEQPAQHASDQPQYGGPKPPAGWTYPGAGVHPGMRNYAQPEQPEQPEQPEQPEQPEQPVGFQLPANERPDHEWNDTETLPTGRRAKPEGEESPKRDAVDVAKPDTPATAETTEIPRVRSEDES; encoded by the coding sequence ATGGAAAACAAAAAAGTTCTGCGGTGGGGCATTTTCGGCGCCGCCGCTCTGATCGTCCTTTACCTGTTCACGCTCCTCGGGGACGATACCCGCAGCTACCAGACGGTGGACACCTCCGTCGCCCTGGAACAGCTGCAGAACGACAATGCCCGCGAGGTGCAGATCGACGACCGCGAGCAGCGCGTCCGCATCGACCTTCGTGAGCCGATCACCGTGGACGAGCGCGAGGGCGTCGAATCCGTCATGGCGCAGTACCCGGCGCGCACCACGCCGGAAATTTTCGACGCCGTGCGCGGCTCCGGCGCCGACAGTTACGAGACCAACGTGACGCAGGATTCCTTCCTGATGTCCATGCTCGGCTTCATGCTGCCGATGATCCTGATCTTCGGCCTGCTGTCCTACTTCATGTACCGCATGCAGGCTGGCGGCGGCATGTTCGGCATTGGCGGGTCGAAGGCGAAGCAGCTGACCAAGGACAACCCGACAAACACCTTCGCCGATGTCGCCGGCGCGGACGAGGCTGTTGACGAGCTGCAGGAGGTTGTGGACTTCCTGCAGGACCCGGGCATCTACGAGAAGCTCGGTGCGAAAATCCCCCGCGGCGTGCTGCTCTATGGCCCGCCCGGCACCGGCAAAACCCTGTTGGCCCGCGCCGTCGCGGGTGAGGCGGGCGTGCCGTTCTACTCCATCTCGGGTTCCGACTTCGTGGAGATGTTCGTCGGTGTCGGCGCCTCGCGCGTGCGCGACCTGTTCAAGCAGGCCCGCGAGAACTCGCCGTGCATCATCTTCGTCGACGAGATCGACGCAGTGGGCCGACAGCGCGGCTCCGGTACCGGCGGCGGCCACGACGAGCGCGAGCAGACGCTCAACCAGCTGCTCGTGGAGATGGACGGATTCGGCGACCGCGAGGGTGTCATCCTCATCGCCGCGACGAACCGCCCCGACATCCTCGACCCGGCATTGTTGCGCCCGGGCCGCTTCGACCGCCAGATCCCGGTGACCAACCCCGACCTGGCCGGCCGGCAGCAGATTCTCAAGGTCCACGCCAAAGACAAGCCGCTCGGCCCCGACGCGAACCTGGACGCCCTGGCCAAGCGCACCGCCGGCATGTCCGGCGCGGACCTGGCCAACGTGCTCAACGAGGCCGCGCTGCTGACCGCCCGCATCGGCGGCAACGTGATCACCGCCGACGCGCTGGAGGAAGCTACCGACCGCGTCATCGGCGGGCCGCGCCGCAGCTCCAAGATCATCTCCGAGAAGGAAAAGAAAGTCACGGCCTACCACGAGGGTGGCCACACGCTCAGCGCCTGGGCGCTCAAGGACATCGAGCGCGTGTATAAGGTCACCATTCTCGCCCGCGGCCGCACCGGCGGCCACGCCATGACGGCGCAGGAGGACGACAAGGGCATGTACAACCGTGACGAACTCTTCGCCCGACTCGTCTTCGCCATGGGCGGGCGCGCCGCGGAGGAGCTCGTCTTCGGCGAGCCGACCACGGGCGCGAGCTCGGACATCGAGCAGGCCACAAGGATCGCCCGCGCGATGGTCACCGAGTACGGCATGTCGAGCACTCTCGGCGCCGTGAAGTACGGCACCGAGCAGGGCGACCCCTTCTCACACATGGGGGCGGGTAACCAGTACGACTACTCGCCCGCGGTAGCGGAAACCATCGACCGCGAAGTGCACGAGCTTATCGACGTCGCCCACGCCCGCGCCTACTCCATCCTCGCCGAGCACCGGGACTACCTGGACCAGCTCGCCGCCAAGCTGTTGGAGAAAGAGACGCTGCGCCGTCCCGATCTGGAGGCCATCTTCGACGGCATTGAGCCGCGCGAATCGGGCCTGCCGGTCGTGGATGAGCGCTTCACCGCGCAGGAGGGCCGCGCGCCGGTCAAAACCCCGGTGGAGTTGGCGGAGGAGCGCGGCGAGGAGCCGCCGAAAAAGGTTTCGCTGCTGGAGATGTCCCGCACCGCGCGCGAGCGCCGCATGGCGCAACGCGAGGCAGCCAACGCCGGTGCGAAGAAGAGCGAGGAAAAAACCGGTTCGACGCGCTGGCGTCCGGGCCAGAAGGCGGCCGGGGAACAACCTGCCCAGCATGCCTCCGACCAGCCGCAGTACGGCGGCCCGAAGCCGCCGGCAGGCTGGACCTACCCGGGCGCCGGTGTGCACCCAGGCATGCGGAACTACGCTCAGCCGGAGCAGCCGGAGCAGCCGGAGCAGCCGGAGCAGCCGGAGCAGCCGGAGCAACCGGTCGGTTTCCAGCTGCCGGCGAACGAGCGCCCGGACCACGAATGGAACGACACCGAGACGCTCCCAACGGGGCGCCGCGCCAAGCCGGAGGGTGAGGAGTCTCCGAAGCGTGACGCGGTGGACGTCGCTAAGCCTGACACCCCCGCAACAGCGGAGACCACCGAGATTCCGCGGGTGAGGAGCGAAGATGAGAGCTAA
- the hpt gene encoding hypoxanthine phosphoribosyltransferase, with protein sequence MTALHDTKNFDVPANAYGDDVEAILISEEELAARVQELADMVSEKYRGADQELILVCVLKGAVFFLTDFARRLDIPCQLEFMAVSSYGSSTTSSGVVRILKDLDKDIAGRDVLIVEDIIDSGLTLSWLIKNLAGRGPASLNVITLLRKPEVQTAKINLLDIGFDIPNEFVIGYGLDYSERYRDLPYVGTLHPRVYSDGHDGEQPTPGRAEGPESVEI encoded by the coding sequence ATGACCGCGCTGCATGACACAAAGAACTTCGATGTGCCCGCCAACGCCTACGGCGACGACGTCGAGGCGATCCTCATCTCAGAGGAGGAGCTGGCCGCACGCGTGCAGGAACTCGCGGACATGGTGTCGGAAAAATACCGCGGCGCGGACCAGGAGCTCATCCTGGTGTGCGTGCTCAAGGGGGCGGTGTTCTTCCTCACGGATTTCGCCCGCCGCCTCGACATTCCGTGTCAGCTTGAGTTCATGGCGGTGTCGTCCTACGGGTCGTCAACAACCAGCTCGGGCGTGGTGCGCATTCTCAAGGACCTGGACAAGGACATCGCCGGCCGCGACGTCCTCATCGTCGAGGACATCATCGATTCCGGTCTCACGCTGTCCTGGCTAATAAAGAACCTGGCCGGGCGCGGGCCGGCATCGCTGAACGTGATCACCCTGCTGCGCAAGCCCGAGGTCCAGACCGCCAAGATCAACCTGCTCGACATCGGCTTCGACATCCCGAACGAGTTCGTCATCGGCTACGGGTTGGACTACTCCGAGCGCTACCGCGACCTGCCGTACGTGGGCACCCTCCACCCGCGGGTCTACTCTGACGGGCACGACGGCGAGCAGCCCACCCCGGGCCGCGCCGAGGGACCCGAGTCCGTCGAAATCTAA
- the tilS gene encoding tRNA lysidine(34) synthetase TilS: MEPFWPRHSPHFLACRRSVRAFHGPAIIGLSGGADSLALVAAAAAEGKDVTAVVVDHGLQEGSAEVAERAAEQARGWGVDASVVPVSVSGPNLEAAARDARYAALLSYGLDAWVAHTADDQAETLLLGALRGNPAGMAPRGGLDGRVVRPFLGIRRADTTGACEELGIVPWNDPMNADASFRRVAIRHSVIPKLSELIGGDAVPSLSAAANRIAAERSLLEMLIDVSPSSDCTELAASPEPVRRRRLVAWLHGHGARIDGAQLASIERLITHWRGQGAVNLGAGRAVRRVDGRLVVVQTSS; encoded by the coding sequence GTGGAGCCTTTCTGGCCCCGCCACAGCCCGCACTTTCTCGCTTGCCGACGCTCCGTCCGCGCATTCCACGGCCCCGCCATCATCGGATTGTCAGGCGGGGCCGACTCCCTCGCCCTCGTGGCGGCGGCCGCCGCGGAAGGGAAGGATGTCACAGCCGTGGTGGTGGACCACGGGCTGCAGGAGGGGTCCGCGGAGGTGGCCGAGCGGGCCGCTGAACAGGCGCGCGGGTGGGGCGTGGACGCCTCCGTCGTCCCCGTCTCGGTCTCCGGGCCGAATCTGGAGGCCGCCGCACGTGACGCCCGCTACGCCGCTTTGCTGTCGTACGGCCTCGACGCATGGGTCGCCCATACTGCGGACGACCAGGCCGAAACGCTCTTGCTGGGGGCGCTGCGCGGCAACCCCGCGGGGATGGCGCCGCGCGGCGGGCTCGACGGCAGGGTGGTGCGCCCGTTTTTGGGAATCCGCCGCGCGGACACGACCGGTGCCTGTGAAGAGTTGGGTATTGTGCCCTGGAACGACCCGATGAACGCGGATGCGTCATTCCGTCGGGTCGCCATCCGGCATTCCGTCATCCCGAAGCTCTCTGAGCTCATCGGCGGGGACGCGGTGCCGTCGCTAAGCGCTGCCGCGAACCGCATCGCCGCCGAGCGCTCCTTGCTGGAAATGCTGATCGACGTCTCGCCGAGTTCCGACTGCACCGAGCTTGCCGCCTCTCCCGAGCCGGTGCGACGCCGCAGGCTTGTCGCGTGGCTCCACGGCCACGGAGCGCGTATCGACGGCGCGCAGCTCGCGTCCATCGAGCGTCTCATCACGCATTGGCGGGGCCAAGGGGCCGTCAACCTCGGTGCCGGCCGCGCGGTGCGACGGGTCGACGGGCGCCTCGTGGTTGTCCAAACATCCAGTTAG
- the dacB gene encoding D-alanyl-D-alanine carboxypeptidase/D-alanyl-D-alanine endopeptidase, producing the protein MKVWTWVTGAVALVAVGGVAGFGVVAQRELAELTVAPAYSLPAAAPVLEPATPEAVDAGARYDTVAALAADPALGTFHARISDAVTGETVFETQPDQPLRPASSTKLLTGAAAIVELGATDTITTEVVRGANEGEVVIKAAGDVWMNADAIDDLARQIGHADAVYIDTSAWPGETMLPGWNPVDIDAGFIAPLEPAMLNGGRGLEAESGDVPRSHTPALDVAQAVADRVGAATTGFTTAGPDAEVVATVESPDLVTRLRATMKDSDNVMAEAIGREVALHRGSTSPQATLDALSERGFNTAGTSLTDSSGLSTLNLITPSLLNDVLLSAAQGGDIAPLLDALPVAHGEGTLQDRYVELPGRGWVRAKTGTLDNTSALAGTVTSTRGNVYTFALLSNDSEILPARRALDTLASALRDF; encoded by the coding sequence ATGAAAGTGTGGACGTGGGTAACAGGTGCGGTGGCGCTCGTCGCCGTCGGGGGTGTCGCCGGGTTCGGGGTGGTGGCGCAGCGCGAGTTGGCCGAGCTCACCGTGGCCCCCGCGTATTCCCTGCCAGCTGCGGCGCCCGTGCTGGAGCCGGCCACGCCCGAGGCCGTGGATGCGGGCGCGCGCTACGACACCGTGGCGGCGCTCGCTGCCGACCCCGCGTTGGGCACGTTCCACGCCCGCATTAGCGACGCCGTCACCGGCGAAACCGTCTTTGAAACCCAGCCCGACCAGCCGCTGCGCCCGGCATCGAGCACGAAGCTGCTCACGGGCGCCGCCGCGATCGTGGAGCTTGGCGCGACCGACACCATCACTACAGAGGTAGTCCGCGGCGCCAACGAGGGCGAGGTGGTGATCAAGGCCGCGGGCGACGTCTGGATGAACGCCGACGCCATTGATGATCTGGCCCGGCAGATCGGCCATGCCGACGCCGTCTACATCGACACCTCGGCGTGGCCGGGGGAGACCATGTTGCCCGGGTGGAACCCGGTGGACATCGACGCCGGTTTCATCGCCCCCCTCGAGCCGGCCATGCTCAACGGCGGCCGGGGCCTCGAGGCCGAGTCGGGCGACGTGCCGCGCTCGCACACCCCGGCGCTCGACGTGGCTCAAGCGGTGGCCGACCGCGTCGGTGCGGCCACCACCGGTTTCACCACCGCGGGCCCTGATGCCGAGGTCGTGGCGACAGTGGAGTCGCCGGATCTGGTCACGCGGCTGCGCGCGACGATGAAGGACTCCGACAACGTCATGGCCGAGGCCATCGGCCGCGAGGTTGCGCTGCACCGCGGGTCCACCTCGCCGCAGGCGACGCTCGACGCGCTGTCCGAGCGCGGCTTCAACACCGCGGGCACCTCTCTCACCGACTCCTCCGGCCTGTCCACGCTCAACCTGATCACCCCCAGCCTGCTCAACGACGTCCTGTTGAGCGCGGCTCAAGGCGGGGATATCGCGCCGCTGCTCGACGCGCTGCCGGTCGCGCACGGCGAGGGCACTCTCCAGGACCGCTACGTCGAGCTACCCGGGCGCGGCTGGGTCCGCGCCAAAACCGGCACCCTCGACAACACCTCTGCTCTCGCCGGTACCGTGACCAGTACCAGGGGAAACGTCTACACGTTCGCGCTGCTCTCCAACGACTCGGAGATCCTGCCCGCCCGCCGCGCCCTGGACACGCTCGCATCCGCTTTGAGGGATTTCTAG
- a CDS encoding inorganic diphosphatase, protein MAIEVIIEIPKGSRNKYEVDHESGKIFLDRYLFTPMAYPADYGFIDNTLADDGDPLDALVITPEPVFPGVTVIARPIGVFKMTDEAGGDDKLLCVLDDVRYESFQDIDDIDDFTKDEIEHFFVHYKDLEPNKEVTGSGWGNREEAEKILQDSLDNFARVGDNSREGLQEEKEAKTAN, encoded by the coding sequence ATGGCTATTGAGGTCATCATCGAGATCCCGAAGGGTTCCCGCAACAAGTACGAGGTCGACCACGAGTCCGGCAAGATCTTCCTCGACCGCTACCTGTTCACCCCGATGGCCTACCCGGCGGACTACGGCTTCATCGACAACACACTGGCTGACGACGGCGACCCGCTCGACGCCCTCGTGATCACCCCTGAACCCGTGTTCCCCGGCGTGACCGTCATCGCCCGCCCGATCGGCGTGTTCAAGATGACCGATGAGGCCGGCGGCGACGACAAGCTGCTCTGCGTGCTCGATGACGTGCGCTACGAGTCCTTCCAGGACATCGACGACATCGACGACTTCACCAAGGACGAGATCGAGCACTTCTTCGTGCACTACAAGGACCTCGAACCGAACAAGGAGGTCACCGGCTCCGGCTGGGGAAACCGCGAGGAGGCTGAGAAGATCCTGCAGGATTCGCTGGACAACTTCGCCAGGGTCGGCGACAACTCCCGCGAGGGCCTCCAGGAGGAGAAGGAAGCGAAGACGGCGAACTAG